One Candidatus Omnitrophota bacterium genomic window carries:
- a CDS encoding Fic family protein, whose translation MNANDFKSNRAGKVIKTDRDYSAFVPHSLPPEIKYSAELINLLAEANRHLGNLNGVGVLLPNPNLLIVPYMRREAVLSSKIEGTQTSLSDLFYFEIARREEQKAEVQKTDVLEVVNYVEAMDYGLERLKELPICLRLMREIHGILMKDVRGQHLTPGEFRRSQNWIGSAGCTLNDAAFVPPPVHEMHEALGELEKFLHNRDSIPGLIQCALIHYQFEAIHPFLDGNGRIGRLIITLFLCEREFLGYPMLYLSAFFEKNRREYYDRLVSVSQRGEWEEWISFFLRAIIVQSKDAAENSKAILGLLKNYRERVQEKRTSIYVSKLLDELFKNPYVSISRAAIELKTSFHTAKAAIEKLKKINILVEITDKRRGKVYCAKELLSLLEK comes from the coding sequence ATGAACGCCAATGATTTCAAAAGTAATCGGGCAGGCAAAGTTATAAAAACCGATAGAGATTATTCGGCATTTGTTCCCCATTCTTTACCCCCAGAAATTAAATATTCAGCCGAGTTGATCAATCTGTTAGCTGAAGCCAATCGTCACTTAGGGAATCTTAATGGTGTGGGCGTATTATTGCCAAATCCGAATTTATTGATCGTTCCTTATATGAGAAGAGAGGCGGTTTTGAGTTCAAAGATTGAAGGCACGCAGACTTCTCTTTCGGATTTATTTTATTTTGAAATAGCCCGGAGAGAAGAGCAAAAAGCGGAAGTCCAAAAAACAGACGTGTTGGAAGTAGTAAATTATGTTGAAGCGATGGATTACGGACTTGAGAGGTTAAAAGAGTTACCTATTTGTTTGCGGCTTATGCGCGAAATACACGGAATTCTTATGAAAGACGTGAGAGGACAACACTTGACTCCGGGCGAGTTTCGCCGTAGTCAGAATTGGATAGGATCCGCGGGATGCACATTAAACGATGCGGCGTTTGTTCCTCCTCCAGTTCATGAAATGCATGAAGCCTTGGGAGAACTAGAGAAATTCTTACACAATAGAGATAGCATTCCTGGGCTAATACAGTGTGCGTTGATACATTATCAGTTTGAAGCCATACACCCCTTTCTTGATGGGAATGGCAGAATAGGAAGGTTAATAATTACTCTGTTTTTATGCGAGAGAGAATTTCTTGGTTACCCCATGCTTTATTTGAGTGCTTTCTTTGAGAAAAACCGCAGAGAATATTACGATCGGCTTGTATCCGTAAGTCAAAGAGGTGAATGGGAAGAATGGATTAGTTTTTTCTTGCGAGCCATCATCGTCCAATCAAAAGATGCAGCCGAAAATTCAAAAGCCATACTTGGTTTGCTTAAAAATTATAGGGAGCGAGTACAGGAGAAGCGAACAAGTATATATGTAAGTAAATTATTGGACGAATTATTTAAAAATCCCTACGTCAGTATTTCGCGAGCAGCAATAGAACTAAAGACTTCTTTTCATACTGCTAAAGCAGCTATAGAAAAACTTAAAAAAATAAATATCTTGGTTGAAATTACTGATAAGCGGCGTGGAAAGGTTTATTGTGCGAAGGAATTATTAAGTTTGTTGGAAAAATAG
- a CDS encoding MjaI family restriction endonuclease: MKNKRYSKDFGKKEKVLNYACQTYQLSRPNKVGTVMAFIRECQPKSISEWEKWYFEKAYTDGKNPVKITKEILRELGERLYVKITEIVIPEWQDVFKNLTLQDCIDYINNLTIQRTYDGFIREKSVVTDNIAKKFPEVKFVESDPELDHAGDIDYLCYVGDKTFGIQIKPVTAKANFGNYSATERMRASFRLNQ; encoded by the coding sequence ATGAAAAATAAAAGATATTCAAAGGATTTCGGGAAAAAAGAGAAGGTACTCAATTATGCCTGCCAAACATATCAATTATCCCGTCCCAATAAGGTAGGCACAGTAATGGCCTTTATCCGTGAATGTCAGCCTAAGTCTATATCGGAGTGGGAAAAATGGTATTTTGAAAAAGCATATACAGATGGCAAAAATCCCGTAAAAATCACAAAAGAAATTTTGCGGGAGCTCGGTGAAAGGCTTTATGTAAAAATAACCGAGATCGTCATCCCGGAATGGCAAGACGTTTTTAAGAATTTAACGCTGCAGGATTGTATTGACTATATTAACAATCTTACGATACAAAGAACATATGATGGTTTCATCCGCGAGAAATCGGTTGTTACCGACAATATTGCAAAGAAGTTTCCGGAAGTAAAATTTGTTGAATCTGATCCGGAACTCGATCACGCGGGTGACATTGATTACCTATGCTATGTGGGCGATAAGACATTTGGCATTCAAATTAAACCAGTAACGGCTAAGGCAAACTTTGGTAATTATTCAGCCACCGAAAGAATGAGAGCGAGTTTCCGTTTAAACCAGTAA
- a CDS encoding DNA methyltransferase produces the protein MKTVHKIILGDSRRMEEISDFSLQLVVTSPPYWQLKDYGSSEQIGYNHTYEEYINNLNLVWSECYRVLENGCRLCINIGDQFARAVYYGRYKIIPIRTEIIKFCETIGFDYMGAIIWQKVTTCNTTGGATVMGSFPYPRNGILKLDYEFILIFKKQGISKPVSSEIREKSKMTTEEWNQYFSGHWNFAGEKQVKHLAMFPEELPRRLIKMFTFVGDSVLDPFLGSGTTTLAAKNLKRNSVGYEINANSLPTIRERVGFGQNLFIDETKIEIYTQEKKAVNFEEKIIKLPYIFRDPIKFDKKIDPKQLQFGSKIDQSGGRREEYFTVKEVVSPEILKLNNGLTVRLLGVKQDTIKNGKATEYLTNKTQGQKVFLKYDQVKYDSENRLLCYLYLKNKTFINAHLIKERFALVDTDIAFKYKEKFIELQNLEHAHNEK, from the coding sequence ATGAAAACAGTACATAAGATTATTTTAGGTGATTCAAGACGAATGGAAGAGATATCCGATTTTTCTCTTCAATTAGTTGTTACATCGCCACCTTATTGGCAACTCAAGGATTATGGTAGCTCTGAGCAAATCGGATACAATCATACCTATGAAGAATATATCAATAACCTTAATTTAGTTTGGTCTGAGTGTTATAGAGTTTTAGAGAATGGCTGCCGCCTTTGTATAAATATAGGGGATCAATTCGCCCGCGCGGTATATTATGGGCGATATAAGATTATACCAATTAGGACTGAGATAATAAAATTTTGCGAAACAATCGGTTTTGATTATATGGGAGCGATTATATGGCAGAAGGTCACTACTTGTAACACCACAGGCGGCGCAACTGTTATGGGCTCCTTTCCCTATCCGAGAAACGGTATATTAAAATTGGATTACGAATTTATCCTGATTTTCAAAAAACAGGGCATTTCGAAACCCGTTAGCAGCGAAATACGGGAAAAGTCAAAGATGACTACCGAAGAATGGAATCAATATTTTTCCGGACATTGGAACTTTGCAGGAGAGAAACAAGTTAAACATTTGGCGATGTTTCCCGAAGAACTGCCGAGGCGGCTTATAAAGATGTTTACATTTGTTGGTGATAGCGTTCTCGACCCATTTTTAGGCAGCGGGACAACGACATTAGCCGCTAAAAATCTTAAGCGAAATTCTGTTGGTTATGAAATCAACGCAAATTCTTTGCCTACGATAAGAGAAAGAGTAGGATTCGGTCAAAATTTATTTATTGATGAAACAAAAATTGAAATATATACTCAAGAAAAGAAGGCGGTAAATTTTGAAGAGAAAATTATTAAATTGCCATATATTTTTAGAGATCCTATTAAATTCGATAAGAAGATAGATCCTAAACAGTTACAATTTGGTTCAAAGATAGATCAAAGTGGTGGACGGAGAGAAGAGTATTTTACAGTCAAAGAGGTAGTTAGCCCAGAGATCTTGAAATTGAATAATGGTTTAACTGTGAGATTGTTGGGCGTTAAACAAGACACGATAAAAAATGGAAAAGCGACGGAATATTTAACAAATAAAACGCAAGGCCAGAAAGTATTTCTAAAATACGATCAGGTTAAATACGATTCTGAAAATAGATTGCTGTGTTACTTATATCTTAAAAATAAGACTTTTATAAACGCTCATCTCATTAAAGAGAGGTTTGCGCTTGTTGATACTGACATAGCATTCAAATATAAAGAAAAATTTATAGAATTACAAAATCTGGAGCACGCCCATAATGAAAAATAA